From a single Alloactinosynnema sp. L-07 genomic region:
- a CDS encoding GntR family transcriptional regulator, translating to MGTSVLDRRSHTPLWAQLHADLLRRVGAGHFDDAFPGELALAAEYKVSRNTVREALRRLRADGLVVAGRGQPPRLGKPTEITQPIGALYSLFASVRALGMDQHSVVRTLDVRADGVVAVRLGLEESTPLLYLERLRLANDEPLAVDRVWLPKSVAAPLRGVDFADTSLYQELDARCGIRLTGGQEQIRAVIPTPAERRLLDIPIGVAAFSIHRLGTADGIAVEWRTTLVRGDRFSVVADFSARAGYQLDVRAGTPNQT from the coding sequence GTGGGGACCTCCGTACTCGACCGGCGTAGTCACACGCCACTGTGGGCTCAGCTGCACGCCGACCTGCTGCGCCGAGTCGGCGCTGGCCACTTTGACGACGCCTTCCCCGGTGAACTCGCGCTGGCCGCCGAATACAAGGTCAGCCGCAACACCGTCCGCGAGGCGCTGCGCAGGCTGCGCGCCGACGGACTCGTGGTGGCAGGCCGCGGCCAGCCGCCCCGGCTGGGCAAGCCCACCGAGATCACCCAGCCCATCGGCGCGCTCTACAGCCTCTTCGCCTCGGTGCGGGCGCTGGGCATGGACCAGCACAGCGTGGTCCGCACCCTCGACGTGCGGGCCGACGGCGTCGTCGCGGTCCGGCTGGGGTTGGAGGAGTCGACTCCCCTGCTGTACCTGGAGCGGCTGCGGCTGGCCAACGACGAGCCGCTGGCCGTCGACCGGGTCTGGCTGCCCAAGTCAGTGGCCGCCCCGCTGCGCGGCGTCGACTTCGCCGACACCTCGCTCTACCAGGAACTCGACGCGCGGTGCGGGATCCGGCTGACCGGCGGCCAGGAGCAGATCCGCGCGGTGATCCCGACTCCGGCCGAGCGGCGGCTGCTGGACATCCCGATCGGGGTGGCGGCGTTCTCGATCCACCGGCTGGGCACCGCCGACGGCATCGCGGTGGAGTGGCGCACCACGCTTGTGCGGGGCGACCGGTTCAGCGTGGTCGCGGACTTCTCCGCGCGCGCGGGCTACCAGCTCGACGTGCGCGCCGGGACCCCGAACCAGACCTGA